The DNA window CATCGTATCTAGCATGGGCGATACCAGTTCAATTCAGGCCAGCCCCAATAACCTGAACTGGTGGTCGTGATTATGGCATGCGAATTGAGATTCGAATGGCCGCCCTCTCGGCGGGGTTGGCTGTCCCCACAGTATAGACGAAAACGGCACCATCGCGCTGAACGGGCATGATATAGTCTAGGGAACTCACTGTTCCGCAGGAGGGGGGCGGACTGGACCGCCATGGTCTAAGTAAAGTCATCGACCCCAATCAACACGACGCCTTCAGTTGGCTCGCGGCTCCAGACATCTTTCTTGAGCCGCATCCAGATATCGAAAAGGAACGCATCGTAGATATCCTGCATGGGCATTTCGAGGCCATCGATCTCGATCGCCTTGCCGATGGCTTCCCTGCCGATTCGGAATCGCCGGGTTACCCCACTCGATGAAGCCTCGACGCTGGTTGCTCGAGAGATGGATTGGTGTCGCCCACCACCTGGGTGACACCAACACTCATCACTTTTATCTTAGAATTTCACGCTACCCGTGACGCCGTAAGTTCGTGGCGGCTGAAATTCGTAAGTGTTGTAATTGGAATTGTAGTTACGCTGAGCGTTGGCGAATACGATCTTATTCGTAAGATTGCGCACATAAGCCTCGATCTGCCAACCGCCCTGATCCGGTTCAAAGCGCAGGGATGCGCCGCCGGTCATATAGGAAGCTGATCGCGTGTCCGCATTGTTCAGCACATCGTAATAGAAGGCCGAGGAATATTTCCCTTCAACCCGCGCCGTAACAGTGCCGAACCCGATCTTCTGAGCCTTTTCCAGACCGGTCGAAAAAGACAGGCTGGGCGCGTTAGGCAGCCGATGCCCGGAGATATTGAAGGTGACAGGCGGCGTCTCGCCATCTGCAACGAAGATGTTCTGTCCGAGCTTGGTGTGCAAAGCCGCGCCATTGAAATCGAAGCGGAAACCATCGCCGATCAAGGCGATCAACTGTGCTTCTCCACCAAAAATCTTCGCGCTGCCGACGTTGAACACACCCGATCCGCTGGAGAGCGCCCCGGTCATTTGCGAGGCCTGATAACCGCGATAGTCGGAATAGAAGGCCGACAGATTGATCTGCAGACGGCTGCCCAGGAACCGGTTCTTGCTGCCGATTTCGAAGGTGGTGACCTTTTCCGCCCCGTAATTAACCGGCGGCGCGCTGCCATTCGAGTTGAAGCCGCCTGGCTTGTAGCCCGTATCGACCTTGGCATAGAGCAGGTTGCTGTTGGTCGGATTGTAATCGATGCCGCCGTGGAAGGTTGCCTGGCCCGTGCTCAGCTGGCCATTGCCGGGCGTGACCATCACCGGCGCCGGAATGAAGGGGCTGACGAGCGCCGCAAGATTGAGCGCAGCGCCGCCGGTGCGGATCTTCTTGTCCCAGGTGTAACGCGCGCCGACGCTCAGCTTGACCTTATCGCCAAGGCGATAGACCCCCTGCCCGAACACCGCATCCGACTTGGTGAGCACATTGTAGTTGAAGTGGATCGCATATTGCCCCGCCTGCCCCAGAGCCGCCAGCGGAGCGCCGGGCGCGAAAAGCCCCGTCATCGCAACATTGTAAATGCCGGAGTCGAGATTGTTGACCTCCTGGAAATGGAACCAGCCTGCCTGAACGAAGAGCCGCGAGCCCGAGTCATTGGCAAAACGCACCTCATGGTTCCAGGTGGTGGGATGCTCGCTCTGAAGGAATTGGCGGACGGCCGGATAGCCCGTACTCGTCGGATCATTGTAGCCAGCCATGGTCGCGTCGAGCGCATGGGTCCATATCTGTCTGTCCCAGCCGCCCGAGTAGATCATGCTGACATTGCCGGGAAGTCCGGCGTAGCTCGCCTCCCAGCGCACGCGATCGCCCTGCACATTGTTTCTGGTCGGCGCGACATTCGTGAAGGTGGAAGCGTTGGTGATGGTGGGCACCGTCCTGATCGGCAGGTTCATCGACACATCGCCCACGCCGACGACGGAGTCATGCTGGTAAGACGCCCAGAGCTTGAGATTGTCCACCGGCTGCCAGGCGAACTGGACGCGCCCGGAGGCGACATTCTGATCGTCACCCCTTTCAGGCTGCCCGGTGTAGAGCCCTGTCACGGTGCGATAGCCATTGTGATAGGTGTAGATGCCCGAAGCCCGGACCTGGAACGTGTCCGTCAGCGCCAGATTGACACCCAGCTCGCTGTTGAAGGCGCCATAATTGCCCACGCCCATCCGGGCATAGCCGCCATCCTTATCAGTCGGGCGGTTGGTGATGAGCGAGATCAGGCCACCGGTCGAGTTGCGCCCCTGAAGCGTGCCTTGCGGGCCCTTGAGCACCTCGACACGCGCCAGATCATACATCGACGTCTGCATGCTGAAGGATCGGTTGGTGTAGAAGCCATCGCGCGCGATCGGCACGGAAGGATCACCAATCTCCGTGGTGTCGGTCGAGGCTATGCCGCGCACAGCGACATAACCCGCGCCATTGCTGGGCGTCACGCTGACGCTGGGATCGACCGTCGCCAGCGTCATGA is part of the Novosphingobium sp. genome and encodes:
- a CDS encoding TonB-dependent receptor, whose translation is MKNKLILAALLGSSALLSPAVASAQDTAADNKAGLQEIVVTANRTASAAQKTSVALTVYSGADLVSKGVTNIMTLATVDPSVSVTPSNGAGYVAVRGIASTDTTEIGDPSVPIARDGFYTNRSFSMQTSMYDLARVEVLKGPQGTLQGRNSTGGLISLITNRPTDKDGGYARMGVGNYGAFNSELGVNLALTDTFQVRASGIYTYHNGYRTVTGLYTGQPERGDDQNVASGRVQFAWQPVDNLKLWASYQHDSVVGVGDVSMNLPIRTVPTITNASTFTNVAPTRNNVQGDRVRWEASYAGLPGNVSMIYSGGWDRQIWTHALDATMAGYNDPTSTGYPAVRQFLQSEHPTTWNHEVRFANDSGSRLFVQAGWFHFQEVNNLDSGIYNVAMTGLFAPGAPLAALGQAGQYAIHFNYNVLTKSDAVFGQGVYRLGDKVKLSVGARYTWDKKIRTGGAALNLAALVSPFIPAPVMVTPGNGQLSTGQATFHGGIDYNPTNSNLLYAKVDTGYKPGGFNSNGSAPPVNYGAEKVTTFEIGSKNRFLGSRLQINLSAFYSDYRGYQASQMTGALSSGSGVFNVGSAKIFGGEAQLIALIGDGFRFDFNGAALHTKLGQNIFVADGETPPVTFNISGHRLPNAPSLSFSTGLEKAQKIGFGTVTARVEGKYSSAFYYDVLNNADTRSASYMTGGASLRFEPDQGGWQIEAYVRNLTNKIVFANAQRNYNSNYNTYEFQPPRTYGVTGSVKF